In the genome of Streptomyces sp. V2I9, one region contains:
- a CDS encoding HAMP domain-containing sensor histidine kinase: protein MRRSLLGRLLAVSALVAACSVAATAWIAVQTTSGAIKQEQGQNLTADARIYDTLLEYAARNPTWDGVDATVRELARESGRRVALTTQSRQPLADSATAATAPALPPQASAVVDPLSVDTVLAARGTDGQDTAADRIDPRAVGPFRLSAADSTALRRKADAKVECLNRAGIASDVVVGASGRPRVQIVGNDPERALGTRCDLADLDTPTRSEQKALDALTELADACLKRQGREGVRLNNDLSWGDPVPVAVPGEPGPTAPRPMPAPGDDPPQESAPSVMGPERTGENDRAIASCVGTARSEQLSSYVASPALLFIGDEGGATLPGFDLSPANTARIAGAAALVLALTVGASVFAGTRLVRPLHALTGAAQRMRDGEEPASVPVSGDDEVGRLAAAFNDMSAHRARLEEQRKAMVSDVAHELRTPLSNIRGWLEAAQDGLADPDPAFVSSLLEEAVLLQHIIDDLQDLAEADAGALRLHPEPVEVRELLGQVAAAHQARAEHAAVTLAVAVPSPGPELCADPVRLRQAVGNLVSNAVRHTPEGGRVTLSARASDEGDGAVLVEVADTGSGIPSADLPHVFDRFWRAEKSRSRRTGGSGLGLAIVRKLVEAHGGTVNATSTEGKGSAFLIRLPGTPPSGP from the coding sequence TTGCGGCGCAGTCTGCTCGGGCGGCTGCTCGCCGTCTCGGCGCTGGTGGCCGCGTGTTCGGTGGCGGCCACCGCCTGGATCGCCGTCCAGACCACCTCGGGCGCGATCAAGCAGGAGCAGGGGCAGAACCTCACCGCGGACGCCCGGATCTACGACACCCTGCTGGAGTACGCCGCGCGGAACCCGACCTGGGACGGGGTCGATGCCACGGTGCGGGAGCTGGCACGGGAGTCGGGCCGCCGTGTCGCGCTGACCACGCAGAGCCGGCAGCCGCTCGCCGACTCCGCCACCGCGGCGACCGCCCCGGCGCTTCCGCCGCAGGCATCGGCCGTGGTGGACCCGCTGTCCGTCGACACCGTCCTGGCGGCGCGGGGCACCGACGGGCAGGACACGGCGGCCGACCGGATCGACCCGCGGGCGGTGGGACCGTTCCGGCTGTCGGCGGCCGACAGCACGGCGTTGCGCCGGAAGGCCGACGCCAAGGTGGAGTGCCTGAACCGGGCGGGGATCGCCTCCGACGTGGTGGTCGGCGCGAGCGGTCGCCCGCGGGTGCAGATCGTGGGCAACGACCCCGAACGCGCCCTGGGCACCCGCTGCGACCTCGCGGATCTGGACACCCCCACGCGTTCGGAGCAGAAGGCTCTCGACGCGCTCACCGAGCTGGCCGACGCCTGCCTGAAGCGCCAGGGCCGCGAGGGCGTACGCCTGAACAACGACCTGTCCTGGGGCGATCCGGTCCCGGTGGCCGTGCCGGGCGAGCCGGGGCCGACCGCGCCCCGGCCGATGCCCGCGCCGGGCGACGATCCCCCGCAGGAGTCCGCGCCCTCGGTCATGGGCCCGGAGCGCACCGGGGAGAACGACCGGGCCATCGCGTCCTGTGTGGGTACGGCCCGCAGCGAACAGCTCAGTTCGTACGTGGCCTCCCCCGCCCTCCTCTTCATCGGCGACGAGGGCGGCGCGACGCTGCCCGGCTTCGACCTCTCCCCCGCGAACACCGCCAGGATCGCCGGTGCGGCGGCGCTCGTGCTCGCCCTGACCGTGGGCGCTTCGGTGTTCGCGGGAACCCGGCTGGTGCGCCCGCTGCACGCGCTGACCGGGGCGGCGCAGCGGATGCGGGACGGGGAGGAGCCCGCGTCGGTGCCTGTCTCGGGCGACGACGAGGTCGGGCGGCTGGCGGCGGCTTTCAACGACATGTCCGCGCACCGGGCCCGGCTGGAGGAGCAGCGCAAGGCCATGGTGAGCGACGTCGCGCATGAGCTGCGTACCCCGCTGAGCAACATCCGGGGCTGGCTGGAGGCCGCGCAGGACGGGCTCGCCGACCCCGACCCGGCGTTCGTCTCGTCGCTGCTGGAGGAGGCCGTGCTGCTCCAGCACATCATCGACGACCTCCAGGACCTGGCGGAGGCCGACGCGGGGGCGCTGCGCCTGCATCCGGAGCCCGTCGAGGTCCGGGAGCTGTTGGGCCAGGTGGCCGCCGCCCATCAGGCGCGGGCGGAGCACGCGGCCGTCACGCTCGCCGTCGCGGTCCCCTCGCCGGGCCCGGAGCTGTGCGCGGACCCGGTCCGGCTCCGGCAGGCGGTGGGCAACCTGGTCTCCAACGCCGTACGGCACACACCGGAGGGCGGCCGGGTCACGCTGAGCGCCCGCGCCTCCGACGAGGGCGACGGGGCGGTGCTGGTCGAGGTGGCGGACACCGGCTCCGGCATCCCGTCCGCGGACCTCCCCCATGTCTTCGACCGGTTCTGGCGCGCCGAGAAGTCCCGTAGCCGGCGGACGGGCGGCAGCGGTCTGGGGCTGGCCATCGTCCGCAAACTGGTCGAGGCCCACGGCGGCACGGTGAACGCGACGAGCACCGAGGGCAAGGGGTCGGCGTTCCTCATCCGGCTCCCCGGAACACCCCCGTCCGGGCCATGA
- a CDS encoding cytochrome P450, protein MTNPSSPTSSTAPGAGCPVGGTGAVVLGGPGFTTEPQALYRQMRREHGPVVPVELHGGVPAWLVIGYRELHQVTSDGELFPRDVSLWNQWENIPADWPLLPMVGTPMPSIYFTAGAEHRRHADMVVPALEAVDPFEIRQHCEQLADRLIDAVCTRGTADLVAEYAEPLPVLVLARLVGFPDEEGADIARVLKDLADGGPGAQQAHQRFGEHMHRLVAAKRERPGDDVTSRMLAHPEPFTDEEYALDLMAITAAGHLTTADWIGNSTRLMLTEDQFADALTGGRHSVGEAMNEVLWEEGPTQILAGRWAARDARLGGRNIARGDMLLLGLGAANADPHIRQQVSPYVDRSGRGGNSAHLAFSHGEYRCPFPAREIAETIARTGIEVLMDRLPDLELSVPATELVRRPSAFLRGTIALPVRFTPVRTTGDAL, encoded by the coding sequence ATGACGAACCCTTCGTCCCCCACGTCCTCGACCGCGCCCGGCGCTGGGTGTCCCGTCGGTGGTACGGGGGCGGTCGTGCTGGGCGGCCCCGGCTTCACCACCGAACCGCAGGCGCTCTACCGGCAGATGCGGCGCGAGCACGGGCCCGTGGTCCCGGTCGAGCTGCACGGCGGCGTGCCCGCCTGGCTGGTGATCGGCTACCGGGAACTCCACCAGGTGACCAGCGACGGGGAGTTGTTCCCCCGTGACGTCTCCCTGTGGAACCAGTGGGAGAACATCCCCGCCGACTGGCCGCTCCTGCCCATGGTGGGCACGCCCATGCCGTCCATCTACTTCACCGCGGGGGCCGAGCACCGCCGTCACGCCGACATGGTCGTCCCCGCGCTCGAAGCGGTGGACCCCTTCGAAATCCGGCAGCACTGCGAGCAGTTGGCCGACCGGCTCATCGACGCCGTGTGCACGCGGGGAACCGCCGACCTCGTCGCCGAGTACGCGGAGCCGCTGCCCGTCCTCGTGCTCGCCCGGCTCGTCGGCTTCCCCGACGAGGAGGGCGCCGACATCGCCCGCGTGCTGAAGGATCTCGCCGACGGCGGGCCCGGCGCGCAGCAGGCGCACCAGCGCTTCGGCGAGCACATGCACCGGCTCGTCGCCGCCAAGCGGGAGCGGCCCGGCGACGACGTGACCTCCCGGATGCTCGCCCACCCCGAACCGTTCACCGACGAGGAGTACGCGCTCGACCTGATGGCCATCACGGCGGCCGGCCATCTGACCACCGCCGACTGGATCGGCAACTCCACCCGGCTGATGCTCACCGAGGACCAGTTCGCGGACGCGCTCACCGGCGGCCGGCACAGCGTCGGCGAGGCCATGAACGAGGTGCTGTGGGAGGAGGGGCCCACCCAGATCCTGGCCGGACGCTGGGCGGCGCGCGACGCGCGGCTCGGCGGGCGGAACATCGCGCGCGGCGACATGCTGCTCCTCGGACTCGGCGCCGCCAACGCGGACCCGCACATCCGGCAGCAGGTCTCCCCGTACGTCGACCGCTCCGGGCGGGGCGGCAACAGCGCGCACCTGGCGTTCAGCCACGGCGAGTACCGCTGCCCCTTCCCGGCCAGGGAGATCGCCGAGACCATCGCCCGTACCGGCATCGAGGTGCTGATGGACCGGCTGCCCGACCTCGAACTGTCCGTTCCCGCGACCGAACTGGTCCGCCGCCCCTCCGCCTTCCTGCGCGGCACGATCGCGCTGCCCGTCCGCTTCACACCCGTACGTACGACAGGAGACGCGTTGTGA
- a CDS encoding cytochrome P450, giving the protein MNCPHTAAAPADRGTGAIVIDPMVQDLDGETARLRDAGVLARIDLLGVPAWTVTRHAEARQLLVDQRLVKDIEAWEAWRVGVVTRAWPLIGMIDAGRSMFTVDGAEHRRLRTKTSQALTPRRLEAIRPAIEDFTGELLDDLEAGRDENGVVDLKAVFAQPLPMKVVGMLMGVDESQHAMLTRKYKAFFSMLTPQDERLALLAELDVFYTDLVREKTARPTDDLTSALILAEEGGEPLTEEEVVGNLKAMVAAGHETTIGLVLNAVRALLSHPAQLRKVLDGEAGWDAVIEETLRWDTPTTHLLMRFATEDIAVGDDVIRKGEGLVVSYRSIGRDIQQHGPDADAFDITRPTRNRHMTFGHGPHICPGAALSRIEAGIALPALFGRFPGLRLAVPDEEITRLPVMTQNDMAAFPVLLD; this is encoded by the coding sequence GTGAACTGCCCGCACACTGCCGCCGCACCGGCCGACCGGGGTACCGGGGCGATCGTCATCGACCCCATGGTCCAGGACCTCGACGGGGAGACCGCGCGGCTGCGCGACGCGGGCGTCCTCGCCCGGATCGACCTGCTCGGCGTCCCGGCGTGGACGGTCACCCGGCACGCGGAGGCCCGTCAACTCCTCGTCGACCAGCGCCTGGTGAAGGACATCGAGGCCTGGGAGGCGTGGCGCGTCGGAGTGGTGACACGTGCATGGCCGCTCATCGGCATGATCGACGCCGGCCGCTCCATGTTCACCGTCGACGGGGCCGAACACCGGAGGCTGCGCACCAAGACCTCGCAGGCGCTCACCCCGCGCCGGCTCGAGGCGATCCGCCCCGCCATCGAGGACTTCACCGGGGAACTGCTGGACGATCTGGAGGCCGGCCGGGACGAGAACGGGGTCGTCGACCTGAAGGCGGTCTTCGCCCAGCCGCTCCCGATGAAGGTCGTCGGCATGCTGATGGGCGTCGACGAGTCCCAGCACGCCATGCTGACCCGGAAGTACAAGGCGTTCTTCTCCATGCTCACCCCGCAGGACGAACGGCTCGCCCTGCTCGCCGAACTGGACGTCTTCTACACCGATCTCGTACGGGAGAAGACGGCCCGGCCCACGGACGACCTCACCAGCGCGCTGATCCTGGCCGAGGAGGGCGGCGAGCCGCTGACCGAGGAGGAGGTGGTGGGCAACCTCAAGGCGATGGTCGCCGCCGGGCACGAGACCACCATCGGGCTCGTCCTCAACGCCGTGCGCGCCCTCCTCTCCCACCCCGCCCAGCTGCGCAAGGTGCTCGACGGGGAGGCCGGCTGGGACGCGGTGATCGAGGAGACGCTGCGCTGGGACACCCCCACCACCCATCTGCTGATGCGGTTCGCCACCGAGGACATCGCCGTGGGCGACGACGTGATCCGCAAGGGGGAGGGCCTCGTCGTCTCCTACCGCTCCATCGGACGCGACATCCAGCAGCATGGCCCCGACGCCGACGCCTTCGACATCACCCGGCCCACCCGCAACCGGCACATGACCTTCGGCCACGGCCCGCACATCTGCCCCGGCGCGGCCCTGTCGCGCATCGAGGCGGGGATCGCGCTGCCCGCCCTGTTCGGGCGCTTCCCCGGTTTGCGCCTCGCCGTCCCGGACGAGGAGATCACCAGACTCCCGGTGATGACGCAGAACGACATGGCCGCCTTCCCCGTCCTCCTGGACTGA
- a CDS encoding class F sortase, whose translation MPSRTPHRFRRTAALSTAFAACAALAGCSSAEPSPSSAAASGGTSASAPAGPGDARPESAGPTGSAGSAGPAASTGTDRATRSAPVEVSIPSIGVRSTLMKLGLNADGTVEVPPADKGMTVGWYSGGSVPGAPGPAVLIGHNDTRFGRAVFHDLKTIREGAEVLVRDTAGRTLRYTVTGKEAVSKKAFPTRKVYGPSKDSTLRLITCDGEFDAEGHTVDNLIVYGSLS comes from the coding sequence GTGCCGTCCCGTACGCCCCACCGCTTCCGGCGGACCGCCGCCCTGTCGACCGCCTTCGCGGCCTGCGCCGCGCTGGCCGGCTGCTCGTCCGCCGAGCCCTCCCCGTCCTCTGCGGCCGCGTCCGGCGGAACGTCCGCCTCCGCTCCGGCCGGACCGGGCGACGCGCGCCCCGAGTCCGCCGGACCGACCGGATCGGCAGGATCGGCAGGGCCCGCCGCGTCCACCGGGACGGACCGCGCGACCCGGTCGGCCCCCGTCGAGGTCTCGATCCCCTCGATCGGCGTGCGGAGCACCCTGATGAAGCTGGGGCTCAACGCGGACGGCACCGTCGAGGTCCCGCCGGCGGACAAGGGCATGACCGTGGGCTGGTACAGCGGCGGTTCCGTGCCCGGAGCACCGGGGCCGGCCGTGCTGATCGGCCACAACGACACCCGCTTCGGCCGCGCCGTCTTCCACGACCTCAAGACCATCCGCGAGGGCGCCGAGGTCCTGGTCCGCGACACGGCGGGAAGGACCCTGCGGTACACGGTGACCGGCAAGGAGGCGGTCAGCAAGAAGGCGTTCCCCACCCGGAAGGTCTACGGCCCGTCGAAGGACAGCACCCTGCGGCTCATCACCTGCGACGGGGAGTTCGACGCGGAGGGCCACACCGTCGACAACCTCATCGTGTACGGCTCCCTGAGCTGA
- the sph gene encoding sphingomyelin phosphodiesterase, giving the protein MPNTAFRRLTGVALSAALATVTLAANAPQAAAAETPSLRVLSYNAFLFSKNLYPNWGQDHRAAEIPKTSFFRGNDVVVIQEAFDNGAADALLRNSAAQYPYQTPVVGRSKSGWDATGGSYSATSPEDGGVTILSKWPIVRKEQFVFKDACGGDWFSNKGFAYAVLNVNGARVHVVGTHAQSTDPGCSAGEAAQMRSRQFRQMDAFLDAKNIPASEQVVVAGDFNVDGHSAEYASFLSDAGLSDPESRTGHPYSFDTRDNSIASERYPDDPREDLDHVLHRAGHAKPAGWKNDVIKEQSAPWTVSSWGTTYTYTNLSDHYPVIGSGQ; this is encoded by the coding sequence GTGCCGAACACCGCGTTCCGCCGCCTGACCGGCGTGGCACTTTCCGCCGCACTCGCCACCGTCACCCTCGCAGCGAACGCACCGCAGGCGGCGGCCGCCGAGACCCCGTCGCTGCGGGTGCTCTCGTACAACGCGTTCCTCTTCAGCAAGAACCTCTACCCCAACTGGGGCCAGGACCACCGCGCGGCCGAGATCCCGAAGACGTCGTTCTTCCGGGGCAACGACGTCGTGGTGATCCAGGAGGCCTTCGACAACGGGGCCGCCGACGCGCTGCTGCGCAACTCCGCCGCCCAGTACCCGTACCAGACCCCGGTGGTCGGCCGGAGCAAGAGCGGCTGGGACGCGACGGGCGGCTCGTACTCGGCGACGTCCCCGGAGGACGGGGGCGTCACCATCCTGAGCAAGTGGCCGATCGTGCGCAAGGAGCAGTTCGTCTTCAAGGACGCGTGCGGCGGCGACTGGTTCTCGAACAAGGGATTCGCCTACGCGGTGCTGAACGTCAACGGCGCCCGCGTCCACGTCGTCGGCACCCACGCCCAGTCGACCGACCCCGGCTGCTCGGCGGGCGAGGCGGCGCAGATGCGCAGCCGCCAGTTCAGGCAGATGGACGCGTTCCTCGACGCCAAGAACATCCCGGCCTCCGAACAGGTCGTCGTGGCGGGCGACTTCAACGTGGACGGGCACTCGGCCGAGTACGCGTCGTTCCTCTCCGACGCGGGCCTCTCCGACCCGGAGTCCCGGACGGGCCACCCGTACTCCTTCGACACCCGTGACAACTCCATAGCCTCCGAGCGCTACCCCGACGACCCCCGCGAGGACCTGGACCACGTACTGCACCGCGCGGGTCACGCCAAGCCGGCGGGCTGGAAGAACGACGTGATCAAGGAGCAGAGCGCGCCCTGGACGGTGTCGAGCTGGGGCACGACGTACACGTACACCAACCTCTCCGACCACTACCCGGTGATCGGCTCGGGCCAGTAG
- a CDS encoding LPXTG cell wall anchor domain-containing protein gives MTAFTSRRTLRGAVLAAVAAGAVLVPAAAFADSSPKPVPSAPAAAAPSPDRGKATVPAPKDAAPAVAPRGGVAAGERPITGDDSSTTVLAGSAVGAVLLAGVGTIVLRRRSAAGHNA, from the coding sequence ATGACCGCTTTCACCTCCCGCCGCACTCTGCGTGGAGCCGTGCTCGCCGCCGTCGCGGCCGGCGCGGTGCTGGTCCCGGCCGCCGCCTTCGCCGACTCCTCGCCGAAGCCGGTGCCGTCGGCGCCCGCAGCCGCCGCACCGTCCCCCGACCGGGGCAAGGCCACCGTGCCCGCCCCGAAGGACGCCGCGCCGGCGGTGGCTCCGCGCGGCGGCGTCGCCGCGGGTGAGCGTCCCATCACCGGCGACGACAGCAGCACCACCGTGCTGGCCGGTTCGGCGGTCGGGGCCGTCCTGCTCGCGGGCGTGGGCACGATCGTGCTGCGTCGCCGCTCGGCGGCCGGCCACAACGCCTGA
- a CDS encoding ATP-grasp domain-containing protein, with the protein MSSGPGFLALAPHRSGTASLLSEAARRRGMEVAVLPVEGVPERYRARRDGHYYGGPRFAARVAGPLGTALLEPHDGWLDALPAAFTGRSIRRVPLSEARRGTGPVFVKPPTDKSFPAAVHPDGSTLPPPPPGSGDPLVQISEVVEWEEEFRVFLLDGEIRTGSRYARYGRLDTAPLAGSPREAAVRAFVHRLTEECGHTLPGAVVVDVGRMRAPGRAADWAVVEANMAWFSTVYAADPDRALDVVLRSAGPRGLVRERDRPFLRTRPTEPAAREAYHSA; encoded by the coding sequence ATGTCATCAGGGCCGGGCTTCCTGGCGCTCGCGCCGCATCGCTCCGGCACGGCCTCCCTCCTGTCCGAAGCGGCGCGGCGGCGCGGTATGGAGGTGGCCGTGCTGCCCGTGGAGGGAGTGCCCGAGCGGTACCGGGCGCGGCGGGACGGGCACTACTACGGCGGCCCGCGTTTCGCCGCCCGCGTCGCCGGACCGCTCGGGACGGCCCTCCTCGAACCGCACGACGGATGGCTGGACGCCCTGCCCGCCGCCTTCACCGGCCGTTCCATCCGCCGGGTCCCGCTCTCCGAGGCCCGGCGCGGCACCGGGCCGGTCTTCGTCAAACCCCCCACCGACAAGAGCTTCCCCGCCGCCGTCCACCCGGACGGATCCACCCTTCCGCCGCCCCCACCCGGCTCCGGCGACCCGCTCGTCCAGATCAGCGAGGTCGTCGAGTGGGAGGAGGAGTTCCGGGTCTTCCTGCTCGACGGCGAGATCCGCACCGGCTCCCGGTACGCCCGGTACGGGCGGCTCGACACGGCGCCGCTCGCGGGCAGCCCCCGGGAGGCCGCGGTACGCGCCTTCGTGCACCGGCTCACCGAGGAGTGCGGCCACACCCTGCCCGGCGCCGTCGTCGTGGACGTCGGGCGCATGCGGGCGCCCGGCAGGGCCGCCGACTGGGCCGTCGTCGAGGCGAACATGGCCTGGTTCAGCACGGTGTACGCCGCCGACCCCGACCGCGCCCTGGACGTGGTGCTCCGCTCGGCCGGCCCCCGAGGGCTGGTCCGCGAGCGGGACCGGCCGTTCCTCAGGACCCGCCCCACCGAGCCCGCCGCGCGTGAGGCGTATCACTCTGCGTGA
- a CDS encoding AAA family ATPase → MNSLGTDSGGTAYNTVSGDAVIVGPVLMAQHIEGLRLPERAPDVPPSQGPPPSRVFVNRTKELAGLREAAVALAGEPGPGMLLVVGVGGVGKTQLVAQSVRRELKQLFPDGQLYVDLEDLRRDGAVDLAAVLGRFLRALGVSKDYVPAGLAECTALFRSVAAGKRLLVMVDNAQHAPEARALVPPGGLLVVIGRRVLPSLLMDGAVLIAVDPLDEAAGTELVRRWHADADEETAADVVRLCAGHPLALRAAVEWLAARPHLTLDDVVRDLTAAGRHGTDGGHTGTGGVGVREARAVVMGANEGLHEGEGGVGEAVDTVLDSVVAEVSEHTRQLYDLLGVLPGTTATTDLLRAAGAVRVDEALGELVSSRLAVLVESPDRPRRCRLHDVARAHARVRARALTEDGRRPVLRLVVDFYRDAAAHADALVLGDRFRIQPPPDRALAELSAKEPLFVGRSAALDWLDAERVNLEQVIRTAAEHAWYEDVWRLCESLWALYHSRKHLADCVATGRLGIEAAQHEARPDVEVRMRNQVARAAYELGDLDQADAELTAATALLGLTGDPRLSGVVWETRGLIALARDRADEARELFGRALEANRSVPDPHGVVVQSYNVGQALVAGGRWDDALGVLDAAAEVARTTGDDPMLPRIELVRARALCGRGELDRAVAAAVAAADGAAELRQLAKFDQALALLASLAERAEEEPLRAAYEEKLRTLRQAMGLKPPAAAD, encoded by the coding sequence TTGAACAGCCTCGGTACCGACAGCGGCGGAACGGCGTACAACACGGTGTCGGGGGACGCCGTCATCGTCGGTCCCGTCCTGATGGCGCAGCACATCGAGGGCCTGCGGCTGCCGGAGCGGGCTCCCGATGTCCCGCCGAGCCAGGGCCCCCCGCCCAGCCGGGTGTTCGTCAACCGGACGAAGGAGCTCGCCGGTCTCCGGGAGGCCGCCGTGGCCCTGGCCGGCGAACCGGGGCCCGGCATGCTGCTCGTGGTCGGCGTCGGCGGGGTAGGCAAGACGCAACTCGTCGCCCAGAGCGTGAGGCGGGAGCTGAAGCAGCTCTTCCCGGACGGGCAGCTCTACGTCGATCTGGAGGATCTGCGGCGTGACGGCGCCGTCGATCTCGCCGCGGTCCTCGGCCGGTTCCTGCGCGCTCTCGGGGTCAGCAAGGACTATGTGCCCGCCGGACTCGCCGAGTGCACGGCCCTCTTCCGCAGCGTCGCCGCCGGAAAACGGCTGCTCGTGATGGTGGACAACGCGCAGCACGCCCCGGAGGCGCGGGCGCTCGTGCCGCCGGGCGGGCTGCTCGTGGTGATCGGCCGCCGGGTGCTGCCGTCGCTCCTGATGGACGGTGCCGTGCTGATCGCCGTCGACCCGCTCGACGAGGCCGCCGGGACGGAACTGGTGCGCCGCTGGCACGCCGACGCCGACGAGGAGACGGCCGCGGACGTCGTACGGCTGTGCGCCGGGCACCCGTTGGCGCTGCGGGCCGCGGTGGAGTGGCTGGCGGCGCGGCCTCATCTGACCCTCGACGACGTGGTGCGTGATCTGACGGCCGCCGGACGGCACGGAACGGACGGCGGACACACCGGAACGGGCGGCGTCGGCGTACGGGAGGCGAGGGCGGTGGTCATGGGCGCGAACGAGGGGCTCCACGAGGGCGAGGGCGGTGTGGGCGAGGCGGTCGACACCGTGCTGGACTCGGTGGTCGCCGAGGTGTCGGAGCACACCCGGCAGCTCTACGATCTCCTCGGCGTCCTGCCCGGTACGACGGCGACCACGGATCTGCTGCGGGCCGCGGGCGCCGTCCGGGTGGACGAGGCGCTCGGCGAGCTCGTCTCGTCGCGGCTCGCGGTCCTGGTGGAGTCGCCGGACCGTCCCCGGCGCTGCCGGTTGCACGATGTGGCGCGCGCCCATGCCCGTGTGCGCGCGAGGGCGTTGACCGAGGACGGACGGCGGCCGGTTCTGCGGCTCGTCGTGGACTTCTACCGGGACGCGGCGGCCCACGCGGACGCGCTGGTGCTCGGTGACCGCTTCCGGATCCAACCCCCGCCGGACCGTGCCCTGGCCGAACTCTCCGCGAAAGAACCGCTGTTCGTGGGCCGGTCCGCCGCGCTGGACTGGCTGGACGCCGAGCGCGTCAACCTGGAGCAGGTGATCCGCACCGCGGCGGAGCACGCGTGGTACGAGGACGTGTGGCGGCTGTGCGAGTCTCTGTGGGCGCTCTATCACAGCCGCAAACACCTCGCCGACTGCGTCGCCACGGGCCGTCTGGGCATCGAGGCGGCCCAGCACGAGGCCCGTCCCGACGTGGAGGTCCGGATGCGTAACCAGGTGGCCCGCGCCGCGTACGAACTGGGCGACCTCGACCAGGCGGATGCCGAACTGACGGCCGCGACAGCCCTGTTGGGGCTGACAGGCGACCCGCGGCTGAGCGGTGTGGTGTGGGAGACCCGAGGTCTGATCGCTCTGGCCCGTGACCGGGCGGACGAGGCCCGCGAACTCTTCGGACGGGCGCTGGAGGCCAACCGCTCGGTGCCGGACCCGCACGGCGTCGTCGTGCAGAGCTACAACGTGGGGCAGGCGCTGGTGGCCGGAGGGCGGTGGGACGACGCCCTCGGCGTACTGGACGCGGCGGCCGAGGTCGCCCGTACCACCGGTGACGATCCCATGCTGCCGCGGATCGAGCTCGTACGGGCCCGCGCCCTCTGCGGACGCGGCGAGCTGGACCGGGCGGTCGCGGCGGCGGTCGCGGCGGCCGACGGCGCGGCGGAGCTCAGGCAGCTGGCCAAGTTCGATCAGGCCCTCGCGCTGCTCGCCTCGCTGGCCGAGCGGGCCGAGGAAGAACCCCTGCGGGCCGCGTACGAGGAGAAGCTGCGGACGTTGCGGCAGGCGATGGGACTGAAGCCACCGGCCGCAGCGGACTGA
- a CDS encoding response regulator transcription factor, giving the protein MVAEDDEKQAELVRRYLEREGHTVRIVGDGLAALDAVRHREPDLLVLDVMMPRADGLDVVRVLRAECRELPVLMLTARSTEDDLLLGLDLGADDYMTKPYSPRELMARVRTLLRRARRSAAPEPAAEDPVLRVGTLVVDPERHEVSVGGGTVECTPGEFRILAALAAGPDRVFSRQRLLEELHGFDRYISARTVDVHVMNLRKKIERAPRRPERLLTVFGVGYKLTDPAKAPRGA; this is encoded by the coding sequence ATGGTCGCCGAGGACGACGAGAAGCAGGCCGAGCTGGTGCGCCGCTATCTGGAACGGGAGGGACACACCGTACGGATCGTGGGCGACGGCCTCGCCGCACTCGACGCCGTCCGACACCGGGAACCCGATCTGCTCGTACTCGATGTGATGATGCCTCGCGCCGACGGTTTGGACGTGGTGCGGGTGCTGCGGGCGGAGTGCCGGGAGCTGCCGGTGCTGATGCTGACCGCGCGGTCGACCGAGGACGATCTGCTGCTCGGTCTCGACCTCGGCGCCGACGACTACATGACCAAGCCGTACAGCCCACGTGAGCTGATGGCCCGCGTCCGCACCCTGCTCCGGCGCGCGCGGCGGTCCGCCGCCCCGGAGCCGGCGGCCGAGGATCCCGTCCTGCGCGTGGGCACCCTCGTGGTCGATCCGGAGCGGCACGAGGTGTCCGTGGGCGGCGGGACGGTGGAGTGCACGCCCGGCGAGTTCCGGATTCTGGCGGCTCTGGCGGCGGGCCCGGACCGGGTGTTCAGCCGGCAGCGGCTGCTGGAGGAACTTCACGGTTTCGACCGCTACATCAGCGCCCGCACCGTCGATGTGCACGTCATGAACCTGCGCAAGAAGATCGAGCGGGCCCCGCGGCGGCCGGAGCGGCTTCTCACCGTCTTCGGGGTCGGCTACAAACTGACCGATCCGGCCAAGGCCCCCCGCGGTGCGTAG